The DNA region CGAGCGGCAAACGTCGAGCATCCGCTCGATGGCTGCTACTTGCGCGGCCGTTGGAACGAGCTTGTACTGGTACGTCAGCGTCAGCACACCCCCACTCTAACACTATCTACATAATTAGCTCAACTTTGTAGAAATTCGGGGGTGCGAGAGGGTCCATGTATCCCTTCCCTTGAGGGAAGGGCTCTATAGCCCTTTCGCGCTCTCCCGAAGCGGTAGTGCCGTTTCGTTACGATTGGGGTAGTTCCCCGTTGGGTTTGGAGCCATGGCATCCCAGCAAAAGCGCGATTTGGATCGGCGACTCCAAGAGCTCGAGCGCGAAGTCAACCAGACCGTTTCGAGCGCAACCCATAAGGTCCGAGAAGCCGAGCCGCTGCAG from Cyanobacteria bacterium QS_8_64_29 includes:
- a CDS encoding transposase: MLTLTYQYKLVPTAAQVAAIERMLDVCRS